The sequence CGCCTGAGTGACCTCGCCCGGCTGCGCCGGGTCCGCGACCGGATCGACCGGGAGTACGCGCAGCCGCTGGACGTCGAGGCGCTCGCCCGCGGCGCGAACATGTCGGCCGGGCACCTCAGCCGCCAGTTCCGGCAGGCCTACGGCGAATCGCCGTACTCCTATCTGATGAAGCGGCGCATCGAGCGCGCCATGGCGCTGCTGCGTCGTGGCGACCTCAGCGTCACCGAGGTCTGCTTCGCGGTCGGCTGCTCGTCGCTGGGCACCTTCAGCACCCGCTTCACCGAGCTGGTCGGGATGCCGCCCAGCGCCTACCGACGGCGTGCGGTGGGTGCTGCGGCGGGGATGCCGCCGTGTGTGGCGAAACAGGTGACCAGACCGGTCAGGAATCGAGAAGCGCCGGTCGCCGAGCCGCTCCTAGCGTGATGACCATGGCAAACATCGAATCCGTCACCCTCGAAGTGGCCGACCCCACGGTCGCCGAGCGCTTCTACACCACCGCCTTCGGGCTGGACACGCAGATCCGCCTGCGGGCCTCGGCGGCACCGACGACCGGCTTCCGTGGGTTCCTGCTGGCCCTCACGGTGTCCCAGCCGGCCACCGTCGACGGCTTCATCGGCGCTGCCCTGGACGCCGGTGCCACGTCGCTGAAGCCTGCCGCCAAGTCGCTCTGGGGCTACGGCGGTGTCGTACAAGCCCCGGACGGGACGATCTGGAAGGTCGCGACCTCGGCGAAGAAGGACACCGGCCCGGCCACCCGGCAGATCGACGAGTTCGTGCTCCTGCTGGGGGTCGCGGACGTGGCCGCGAGCAAGCGGTTCTACGTCGAGCGCGGCCTCGCCGTGGCGAAGAGCTTCAGCCGCATGTACGTCGAGTTCGCTGCCGGGTCGAGTCCCGTCAAGCTGGCGCTGTACCGGCGCCGTGCCCTGGCCAAGGACGTCGGCGTCACTCCCGACGGCACCGGATCGCACCGGCTCGTGATCGGCGGCGCTGCCGGGCCGTTCACCGACCCGGACGGGTTCGCCTGGGAGGCCGCCTCGCTGGCACCCACGCAGGAAGGGCTCGCCACGAAGTGACTGGAGGAAGCATGACGGGCGCACCGCCGCGTGGGCTCGAGGAGAGGCTGCGGGACACCCGCGCGAAGCTGGAGAGCGACGTCGATCTCTGGGTCGCGACGTCGGGCTCCCCGGGCGGCGTCCACCTCATCCCGCTCTCGTACCTCTGGGACGGGACCGCGTTCCTCATCTCGACGCCGCGCGCCTCGGTCACCGGCCGCAACCTGCTGGCGGACGGCCGGGTGCGGCTCAGCCTCGGGCCGACGCGCGATGTCGTCATCGTCGACGGCACCGCCGAGCCGGTGGCCATCGCCGACCTCGGCCCGGAGCTGGGCGACGCGTTCGCGACCAGGACCGGTTTCGACCCGCGCGAACTCGACGAGCCCTATCAGTACTTCCTGATCCGGCCGCAGCGCATCCAGGCCTGGCGGGAGGCGAACGAGCTGCGGGGACGCGTCCTCATGCGCGACGGCCGCTGGCTCGGCTGACCGCCGCACGGGACCAAACACCGCCGCCTGCGGCAGGTTGACCGACCTAGGTACGCGCACTCTGGGCGCGCCCCCGCCCGGCCGCGAGGATGGCCGGGTGGAGAACACCGGCTACCCCTGCCCCGGCTGCGGCGCGCCCGCCGATCTCGTCCGCGGCTGTTCCGGCTGCGGCCGCCCGCCGTACCCGCCCGCCGCCGAGGTGATCCGGCTGGACGCGGAGATCCGTGCGCTCGGTCGGGAGGTGGCGCGGGCCCGCGAGGCGTACCAGGGGCTCGCCGATCGGCTGCTCGCGGCGCAGCGTCGGCGGGCGGAGCTGGCGGCCCGGGTCCGCGCGGAGATCGCCCGGCCGGTGCCGGCCGGTCCGCTGCCGTCGGTACCGCCGGTCCCGGTCCGACCCGCTCCGGTTCCGCCGCCGCCGGGCCGGCCGGAGACCTCCACCCGGACGGTGCAGGGGCTGCTGTTCGTCCTCGGCGGGCTGCTGCTCGGCACTGCGGCGGTGGTCTTCACCGCCGTTGCCTGGGCCGCCGTCGGGGTCGCCGGGCGGGCCGCGATCCTGGCCGCCGTCACCGTGCTGGCCCTGGCCGCGCCGCTGGTCGCGGTGTGGCGTGGGCTGCGGGGCACTGCGGAGACCTTCGCCGCGGTGGGGCTGCTGCTGGTGGTCCTCGACGGGTACGCCGCCTGGGCGGTGGACCTGTTCGGCGTGGCCGACTGGCCGGGCGCCCGATACGCCGCGCTGGTCGGGGGGGCCGGCGCGGCCATCGCCGCCGGGTACGCCCGGCTCAGCCGGTTGACCGTGCCCTGGTTCGCGGCGCTCCTCGTCGCGCAGCCGGTGCTGCCGCTGGCGGCGGTGGCGGCCCGCCCCGGTGCCGCCGGGTGGACCCTGGTCCTGCTCGGGGTGGCGTTGCTCGACCTCGTGGTGGTGGTCGCGCTGCGTCGCCGCTGGGCGGCGCCGGCCGAGCTCGGCCCGGTGCCGTCCCCCGCCGCCGCCCCGGTTCCGCCCGGTGCGGCCACCGCCGGGGCGGCGGACCAGGGCACGGCCCCGGGCCAGCCGGCGTCCGCCGGTGGGGTGCCGGCCGTGGTCGGCGGGGGGACGCCGGCCACGGGGCCGGGGGCGCGGATCGGGGGGCCGGCGGCCGGTGGGGGGCCGGCCGCCGGGCCGCGCGTCCCGGCCGTCGTGCGGGCCGGACAGGTGCTCGCCTGGCTCGGCTTCGGTGCCGCGACGGCGCTCGCCGCCGGCTGCGCGCTGGTGCCGCTGGCCTGGGGCCGGGCCGCCGGCCGGCCGCTGCTGGCCGGGGCGCCGTTGCTGCTGGTGGGGCTGGTCCTGCTCGGCGCGGCGTGGGCCGCCGGTGGCCGGGTGTTCCGTCAGGTCGCGGCGGCGCTGCTGGTGCCGCTGCTGGCCGCCGCGCTGCTGCGCCCGGTGGCCGAGCTGCGTCCGGGGGTGCTGCTGGTGGCGGCCGCCCTGGTGACCGCCGCCCTGGCCGGGGCGGCCCGGATGGTCCCGGCGCGGCTGCGCTCCGGCCCCCGCATCGGCGCCCTGCTCGTCGCCGGCGCGCTGGCACAGGTGGGGGTCCTGGCCACCCTGCTGGTCGCCGGTGGCGCGGTGGCCCGGTCGCTGCCCGGGTGGCGGGGCGCGGCGGCCGGCCCGACGGTTGCCTGGGGCTGGCAGCTTCCGGTCGCCGTCGCGCTGACCGCCGCCGCGATCGGCCTGCTGCTGCCCCGGGCCGCCCGTCCGGTGACCGCGCTGGTCGGTGTCGCGCTGACCGGTTCCGCCCTGCCGGCGGTGGCCGCCACGCCGTGGCCGGCGGCGCTCGCCGTCGATCTCCTCGTCGGGGTGGCCCTCCTGCTGGCCGTCGTCCGGCCGGCGCGCCGCACCCCGACCGTGGTGGTCGGGGCGCTGGCCGGCGCCGCGCTGCTCGGGCACGGTCTGCTGGTGGCCCTGGCCGCACCGGGCGGCATGCTGGTGACGCTCGGGGTGCTGCTGCCCGCCGGGCTGGCGATGGCGGCCCTCGCCCGCCGGGGGACCCCGGCGCAGCACGCCGTCGCCGGGGGCGGGCTGGCCCTGGCGCTGCTCGCCGTGCCGGCGGGAACGGTCGTCGCGCTCCTCGCCGCCGGCTCGGCCCCCTGGTGGCAGCTGCGGGCCGGCTTCGCCGCCGCCGTGGTCCCGCTGGTCGCGCTCGGCCCGGTCCGCCGCCACTGGCCCGACCTCGACGGGTACGCCTCGGCCGCCGCCGCCGTGGCGCTCGGCGTGCTCGGGCTGGCGCCGGTGGTCGTACCGGCCGCCGAGCCGGTCCCGCTCTACGCCGCGCTCGCCGCGCTGCTGCTGGTGGTCGTCGACCGGGACACCCCGGCGTCGGCCGTCGGCCGGGTGGTGGCCGCCGTGCTGGCGGTGCTCGCGGCGCTCGCCGCCGCCCCGGTGGCCGTGACGGCGCTGCTGTCCCCGTACGACGGGCCGGTCGAGCCCTGGTCGGGCGTACCCGCGGCCGGGCCGCTGCCCGGCGGATGGGTCGGCGGCGCGGCCCTGCTGGTGCTGGCGGTCGCCGCCGGGCTGGTCGGCCGGCGGACCGGAGGCGGCGCGGCCGTCCCGGCCCTGCTGGCACTGCCCTTCGCCGCCGCCGCGCTGCCGGTGCTGCTGGCGGCGGCCGGCGCGCCCTGGCCGGTGGTGCCGGCGGTGGCGCTGCTCACCGGGTTGGCGGCCCTGCTGGTCGCCGCGCTGCGGCGTCCGGGCCCCCTGCTGGGCGCGGTCGCGGTGCCGGTGGGGACGCTCTGGACCCTGGCCGGGCTGACCGGGCTGCTCGCCACCCGGGCTGGCACCCTCGCCGGCCTGGCGCTGCTGGTCGTGGCGGCGGCGGTGGCCGGCGTCGCCGGGCGGCGGGCCGAGGTGCGGCTGCTCGGCTGCCTGGCGGCGGTCGCCGCGGCCACCGGCCTCGCGGTGACCGCGTCGCTGGCGGCGGGGCTGCCGCTGCGGACCGCCGGTTTCGCGGTGCTCGCGGTGGCGGTGGCGGTGCTGTACGCCGCGCCGCCGCTGGCCCGGCGCACGCCGGTGACCGGCCGGGCGGCGGAGGGCGCGGCCCAGGCCGTGGCGCTGGTGGCGCTGCTGCTCACCGCGTCCGCCCCGCGCCACGCGGCGGCGGTCTGCGTGCTCTGGGGTGCGGCGGTGGCGCCGCGAGTGCTGCGGCGGGCCGAGTCCGCCACCGGGCGGTGGGCCTTGGCGGGGATCGCCGGCGGCAGCGAACTGCTCGGCGCCTGGCTGCTGCTCGCCGCCGGCGGGGTGGTGCTGCTGGAGGCGTACACCCTGCCGGCGGCGGGACTGGCGCTGGTCGCCGGGGTGGTCGCGCTGCGTACCCGGCCGGGGTTGACCAGTTGGCTGGCGCTCGGCCCCGGGTTGGCCGCCGCGCTGCTGCCCGGCCTGGTGTCGGTGCTGGTCGCCCCCGAGCCCCAGCCCTGGCGACGGCTGCTGCTCGGGGTCGCCGCGCTGGCCGTGGTGCTCGCCGGGGCCACCCGGCGCTGGCAGGCGCCGGTGGTGCTCGGGGGGACCACGCTGGCCCTGCTGGCCCTGCACGAGCTGGTCCGCGGCTGGGATCGGCTGCCCCGGTGGATCTTCCTGGCCGTCGGCGGGCTCGCGTTGATCGCCCTCGCCGCCACGTACGAGCGGCGGCGGCGTGACCTGACCCGGCTGCGCGCGGCCGTCGGCCGGATGGGCTGAGGTAGGGGCAACACCACCACGGATCGGGGTGTTGCCATGATTACCAGGCGCAATTGTCGCCGCGAGAATCAAGGGTGGGCCCGCCAACGGGTGCGGCCCGGACCGAGGACAGGGAGCGGAGATGGCGCGTTCAGCGGTGGCGGACCAACCGGTACGACGCGGCAGTGACTATGCCGTGTTGTCCCGACGGATCAGCGAGGCGGGCCTGCTCGAGCGCCGCCCCGGCCGGTACGCGGTGCGCATCGCGCTGACGGCGACCTTCTTCCTGGCGGGCTGGGCCGCGGTGGTGGCGGTCGGCGACTCGTGGGCGCAGCTGCTGATGGCGGTGGGGATGGCGGTGGCCACCACCCAGGTCGCCTTCCTCGGCCACGACGCCGGGCACCGGCAGATGTTCCGCCGCCGGGGCCCGAGCGAGCTGGCCGGTCTGCTCGCCGGCAACCTGGCGGTCGGGCTCAGCTACGGCTGGTGGGTCGACAAGCACAACCGGCACCACGCCAACCCCAACCACACCGACGAGGACCCGGACGTCGGCGGCGGCGCGCTGGTCTGGACGTACGAGCAGGCGGCGGCGACGCCGCCCTACCTGCGCTGGCTGGCGCGGCGGCAGGCCTGGCTGTTCTTCCCGATGCTGCTGCTGGAGGGCTTCCACCTGCACGTGGCCAGCGTCCGGGCCCTGGTCGGTCGGTCGGGCGGCGGCTGGTCCACGCCGATGCGGCACCGGGGGGTGGAGGCGCTGCTGCTCGCCGCGCACGCCGCCGGCTACCTGGGGCTGATCTTCGCGGTGATGTCGCCGGCGAAGGCGCTCGCCTTCATCGCCATCCACCAGGGCCTCTGGGGTCTCTACATGGGCTGCGCGTTCGCCCCGAACCACAAGGGCATGCCGATGCCGACGGAGGAAGACAACCTGGACTACCTGCGTAAGCAGGCGCTCACCTCGCGCAACGTGCGGGGCGGCCGGTTCGTCGACGTCGCGCTGGGCGGGCTCAACTACCAGATCGAGCACCACCTGTTCCCGAACATGCCCCGGGGCAACCTGCGCCGGGCGCAGCCGATCGTGCACGCGTACTGCGCCGAGCGCGAGGTGCCGTACGTCGAGACCGGGCTGGTCGAGTCGTACCGGCAGGCGCTGGCGCACCTGCACGAGGTGGGCCGGCCGCTGCGCGGCTGACCCTCGTACGCACGACGGGGCGGCACCGGTCACGGTGCCGCCCCGTCGCGTCGGGGTGCGGGGCGATCAGCCGCCGAACGCCTTGATCAGCTCTTCCGGGGCCTCCTGGGTCTGGCTGGCCGGCGGCTTCTGCGGGGCGACGGTCGCGCCGAAGTCCGTGTAGGTGGTCTTGAGCTTGCCCGCCGCGGGGGAGAGCACGGTGGTGTCGACGACCAGCTCGATCAGCCGGCCCTGGTCGTCGGTCTTCGCGGTGAACGGCACCGCCTTGGCCTTGGCGCCGAGCGCCTTGATGCCCTTGTCGTCCGGCTTGGCCTT comes from Micromonospora purpureochromogenes and encodes:
- a CDS encoding SCO7613 C-terminal domain-containing membrane protein, with the translated sequence MENTGYPCPGCGAPADLVRGCSGCGRPPYPPAAEVIRLDAEIRALGREVARAREAYQGLADRLLAAQRRRAELAARVRAEIARPVPAGPLPSVPPVPVRPAPVPPPPGRPETSTRTVQGLLFVLGGLLLGTAAVVFTAVAWAAVGVAGRAAILAAVTVLALAAPLVAVWRGLRGTAETFAAVGLLLVVLDGYAAWAVDLFGVADWPGARYAALVGGAGAAIAAGYARLSRLTVPWFAALLVAQPVLPLAAVAARPGAAGWTLVLLGVALLDLVVVVALRRRWAAPAELGPVPSPAAAPVPPGAATAGAADQGTAPGQPASAGGVPAVVGGGTPATGPGARIGGPAAGGGPAAGPRVPAVVRAGQVLAWLGFGAATALAAGCALVPLAWGRAAGRPLLAGAPLLLVGLVLLGAAWAAGGRVFRQVAAALLVPLLAAALLRPVAELRPGVLLVAAALVTAALAGAARMVPARLRSGPRIGALLVAGALAQVGVLATLLVAGGAVARSLPGWRGAAAGPTVAWGWQLPVAVALTAAAIGLLLPRAARPVTALVGVALTGSALPAVAATPWPAALAVDLLVGVALLLAVVRPARRTPTVVVGALAGAALLGHGLLVALAAPGGMLVTLGVLLPAGLAMAALARRGTPAQHAVAGGGLALALLAVPAGTVVALLAAGSAPWWQLRAGFAAAVVPLVALGPVRRHWPDLDGYASAAAAVALGVLGLAPVVVPAAEPVPLYAALAALLLVVVDRDTPASAVGRVVAAVLAVLAALAAAPVAVTALLSPYDGPVEPWSGVPAAGPLPGGWVGGAALLVLAVAAGLVGRRTGGGAAVPALLALPFAAAALPVLLAAAGAPWPVVPAVALLTGLAALLVAALRRPGPLLGAVAVPVGTLWTLAGLTGLLATRAGTLAGLALLVVAAAVAGVAGRRAEVRLLGCLAAVAAATGLAVTASLAAGLPLRTAGFAVLAVAVAVLYAAPPLARRTPVTGRAAEGAAQAVALVALLLTASAPRHAAAVCVLWGAAVAPRVLRRAESATGRWALAGIAGGSELLGAWLLLAAGGVVLLEAYTLPAAGLALVAGVVALRTRPGLTSWLALGPGLAAALLPGLVSVLVAPEPQPWRRLLLGVAALAVVLAGATRRWQAPVVLGGTTLALLALHELVRGWDRLPRWIFLAVGGLALIALAATYERRRRDLTRLRAAVGRMG
- a CDS encoding fatty acid desaturase family protein, whose translation is MARSAVADQPVRRGSDYAVLSRRISEAGLLERRPGRYAVRIALTATFFLAGWAAVVAVGDSWAQLLMAVGMAVATTQVAFLGHDAGHRQMFRRRGPSELAGLLAGNLAVGLSYGWWVDKHNRHHANPNHTDEDPDVGGGALVWTYEQAAATPPYLRWLARRQAWLFFPMLLLEGFHLHVASVRALVGRSGGGWSTPMRHRGVEALLLAAHAAGYLGLIFAVMSPAKALAFIAIHQGLWGLYMGCAFAPNHKGMPMPTEEDNLDYLRKQALTSRNVRGGRFVDVALGGLNYQIEHHLFPNMPRGNLRRAQPIVHAYCAEREVPYVETGLVESYRQALAHLHEVGRPLRG
- a CDS encoding helix-turn-helix transcriptional regulator, which translates into the protein MCHPSWGRALAEAQRLSDLARLRRVRDRIDREYAQPLDVEALARGANMSAGHLSRQFRQAYGESPYSYLMKRRIERAMALLRRGDLSVTEVCFAVGCSSLGTFSTRFTELVGMPPSAYRRRAVGAAAGMPPCVAKQVTRPVRNREAPVAEPLLA
- a CDS encoding pyridoxamine 5'-phosphate oxidase family protein; its protein translation is MTGAPPRGLEERLRDTRAKLESDVDLWVATSGSPGGVHLIPLSYLWDGTAFLISTPRASVTGRNLLADGRVRLSLGPTRDVVIVDGTAEPVAIADLGPELGDAFATRTGFDPRELDEPYQYFLIRPQRIQAWREANELRGRVLMRDGRWLG
- a CDS encoding VOC family protein, with product MANIESVTLEVADPTVAERFYTTAFGLDTQIRLRASAAPTTGFRGFLLALTVSQPATVDGFIGAALDAGATSLKPAAKSLWGYGGVVQAPDGTIWKVATSAKKDTGPATRQIDEFVLLLGVADVAASKRFYVERGLAVAKSFSRMYVEFAAGSSPVKLALYRRRALAKDVGVTPDGTGSHRLVIGGAAGPFTDPDGFAWEAASLAPTQEGLATK